A genomic stretch from Alosa sapidissima isolate fAloSap1 chromosome 3, fAloSap1.pri, whole genome shotgun sequence includes:
- the aimp1a gene encoding aminoacyl tRNA synthase complex-interacting multifunctional protein 1a, which yields MYIARSFSKMAGHSSTLLRLEQRAAEADKLIEYLKQQVHLLKEKAIVQVTVQEEKKLKVENAKLKESIEEIKRQLLEKDRKAGREVDMPAGHSTTLNASKPPASHPASAPPAHTSSGGSLPVKDSEGKKKKPEKKEKQDKKMSSEVPEELKVDVSRLDLRIGRIITAEKHPDADALYVEKVDVGEPVPRTVVSGLVKHIPLDQMQNRMVVLLCNLKPAKMRGVVSQAMVMCASSPDKVEILDPPAGAIPGDKVLCQGFSGDPDKELNPKKKVWEQVQPDLQTDAKCVATYKGSAFEVTGKGVCKAQTMSNSGIK from the exons GTACATTGCACGATCCTTTAGCAAAATGGCAGGTCATTCATCTACATTACTGCGTCTGGAACAAAGAGCGGCAGAAGCAGACAAGCTCATAGAGTACTTGAAGCAGCAGGTTCACCTTCTGAAGGAGAAAGCTA TTGTTCAGGTCACTGTTCAAGAGGAAAAGAAGTTAAAAGTTGAAAATGCCAAACTGAAGGAGAGCATTGAGGAAATAAAGAGACAACTTCTGGAAAAGGACAGGAAAGCAG GGAGAGAGGTAGATATGCCTGCAGGGCACTCTACTACCCTGAATGCCTCCAAACCTCCAGCCTCCCACCCTGCATCTGCTCCACCTGCTCATACTAGTTCTGGCGGAAGCTTACCTGTGAAGGATTCAGAGGGCAAAAAGAAGAAACCAGAGAAAAAGG AAAAACAAGACAAGAAAATGTCATCTGAGGTGCCTGAGGAGTTAAAAGTGGATGTGTCGCGTCTTGATCTGAGGATTGGCCGTATCATCACTGCTGAGAAGCACCCAGATGCTGATGCACTTTATGTGGAAAAGGTGGATGTTGGAGAGCCTGTTCCCCGTACAGTTGTCAGTGGGCTCGTCAAGCATATTCCTCTAGATCAG ATGCAAAACCGAATGGTTGTCCTCTTATGCAACTTGAAACCTGCCAAGATGAGAGGAGTGGTGTCCCAGGCCATGGTTATGTGCGCAAGCTCACCTGACAAAGTGGAGATACTGGATCCTCCTGCAGGAGCTATACCTGGGGACAAAGTTCTTTGCCAAGGGTTCTCAG GTGATCCAGATAAGGAACTGAATCCCAAGAAGAAAGTGTGGGAGCAAGTGCAGCCTGACCTTCAAACAGATGCCAAATGTGTTGCTACCTACAAGGGTTCTGCCTTTGAGGTGACGGGCAAAGGGGTTTGCAAAGCGCAGACAATGAGCAATAGTGGAATCAAATAA